From a region of the Syngnathoides biaculeatus isolate LvHL_M chromosome 2, ASM1980259v1, whole genome shotgun sequence genome:
- the jph2 gene encoding junctophilin-2 isoform X2: MSGGRFEFDDGGAYCGGWEGGKAHGHGICTGPKGQGEFSGSWNYGFEVVGVYTWPSGNTYEGYWSQGKRHGLGVETKGHWIYRGEWTHGFKGRYGVRISVGSGAKYEGTWNNGLQDGYGTETYADGGPPTPKPSQTEPIRPLKPPTASPPSPGWWPKSCRRPSTSQVRNI; encoded by the exons ATGAGCGGAGGTCGCTTTGAGTTCGACGACGGCGGCGCCTACTGCGGGGGCTGGGAGGGCGGCAAGGCCCACGGCCACGGCATCTGCACCGGCCCCAAAGGCCAGGGCGAGTTCTCCGGCTCCTGGAACTACGGCTTCGAGGTGGTGGGGGTCTACACCTGGCCCAGCGGGAACACCTACGAGGGCTACTGGTCGCAGGGCAAACGTCACGGCCTCGGGGTCGAAACCAAAGGCCACTGGATTTACAGGGGCGAGTGGACGCACGGCTTTAAGGGGAGGTACGGCGTCCGGATCAGTGTCGGCAGCGGGGCGAAATACGAGGGCACCTGGAACAACGGACTGCAGGACGGCTACGGAACGGAAACGTACGCTGATGGCG GTCCACCCACGCCAAAGCCAAGTCAGACGGAGCCGATCAGGCCGCTCAAGCCTCCAACAGCGAGTCCGCCATCGCCAGGCTGGTGGCCAAAGAGCTGTCGCCGACCTTCTACCAGCCAG GTCCGGAATATCTGA
- the jph2 gene encoding junctophilin-2 isoform X1, producing the protein MSGGRFEFDDGGAYCGGWEGGKAHGHGICTGPKGQGEFSGSWNYGFEVVGVYTWPSGNTYEGYWSQGKRHGLGVETKGHWIYRGEWTHGFKGRYGVRISVGSGAKYEGTWNNGLQDGYGTETYADGGTFQGQFTGGMRHGYGVRQSVPYGMAAVVRSPLRTSLTSLRSEHSNGTVLQQDVPTITTTSASGEESAVANPAQLGPSRGGFALTLQVDSEAARPKKKSLFRRSALLGKLKKADSSASLSSQRSKISFLRTESALSSNASDTQSTISVGDESLAGGEDFPPVESDIDATTTEVYMGEWKNDKRSGYGISERSSGLKYEGEWLNNQRHGYGCTTFAEGGKEEGKYMNNMLVKAVKKRVIQLKGTKIKQKVERAVEGAQRAAAIGKQKAEIAASRSTHAKAKSDGADQAAQASNSESAIARLVAKELSPTFYQPGPEYLKKRQMPEVGEGSESTDIVMHEPLLAGEEPAPTPPESPIGNELDSLMPGSSPGRTPSPSPGIFLKEDPKLLGPGNWNDDKASKGSSKPNSRPSSRPTTPSLPVPVPAAPDGASGPGLSRTPSRHSAKNEQGSDLEIKALQKCDAGLNTPDTATPSKSAKNRFMAPGDEEKTGPGPKAVPGAGAPNPKANDLELERLPTISDRERLREASRPAVKVVKETKLLPKPQASPAPSPKPATNYEPKTAKSNGAKPVLKVDPKAEARLKAPMLNSNTEVTADSLEQESPNGIMICMVILLNVGLAILFVHILS; encoded by the exons ATGAGCGGAGGTCGCTTTGAGTTCGACGACGGCGGCGCCTACTGCGGGGGCTGGGAGGGCGGCAAGGCCCACGGCCACGGCATCTGCACCGGCCCCAAAGGCCAGGGCGAGTTCTCCGGCTCCTGGAACTACGGCTTCGAGGTGGTGGGGGTCTACACCTGGCCCAGCGGGAACACCTACGAGGGCTACTGGTCGCAGGGCAAACGTCACGGCCTCGGGGTCGAAACCAAAGGCCACTGGATTTACAGGGGCGAGTGGACGCACGGCTTTAAGGGGAGGTACGGCGTCCGGATCAGTGTCGGCAGCGGGGCGAAATACGAGGGCACCTGGAACAACGGACTGCAGGACGGCTACGGAACGGAAACGTACGCTGATGGCG GTACTTTCCAGGGTCAGTTCACAGGCGGGATGCGGCACGGCTACGGGGTCCGCCAGAGCGTCCCCTACGGCATGGCGGCGGTCGTCCGCTCTCCTCTCCGGACCTCCCTGACTTCCCTTCGCAGCGAGCACAGCAACGGGACGGTCCTGCAGCAAGACGTgcccaccatcaccaccacgaGCGCGTCCGGCGAGGAGAGTGCCGTGGCCAACCCTGCCCAACTGGGACCGTCGCGGGGAGGCTTCGCCCTCACTCTCCAGGTGGATTCGGAGGCAGCCAGACCCAAGAAGAAAAGTCTGTTTCGCAGGAGCGCTCTGCTCGGTAAACTGAAGAAAGCCGACTCCAGCGCCTCGCTGTCCAGCCAGAGGAGCAAGATCAGTTTCTTGAGGACCGAGTCGGCTTTGAGCTCCAACGCCAGCGACACCCAATCCACCATCAGCGTCGGGGACGAGAGCCTCGCCGGTGGGGAGGACTTCCCCCCCGTTGAGTCTGACATCGACGCCACCACCACGGAAGTCTACATGGGCGAATGGAAGAACGACAAGCGCTCAGGATACGGAATAAGCGAGCGGTCCAGCGGGCTCAAGTACGAAGGCGAGTGGCTGAACAACCAAAGGCACGGCTACGGCTGCACCACCTTTGCCGAGGGGGGCAAAGAAGAGGGCAAGTACATGAACAACATGCTGGTGAAGGCTGTGAAGAAGCGAGTCATCCAACTGAAGGGAACAAAGATCAAGCAGAAGGTGGAGAGAGCCGTGGAGGGCGCTCAGCGGGCGGCTGCCATCGGCAAGCAGAAGGCGGAGATTGCCGCCTCCAG GTCCACCCACGCCAAAGCCAAGTCAGACGGAGCCGATCAGGCCGCTCAAGCCTCCAACAGCGAGTCCGCCATCGCCAGGCTGGTGGCCAAAGAGCTGTCGCCGACCTTCTACCAGCCAG GTCCGGAATATCTGAAGAAAAGACAAATGCCAGAAGTCGGGGAGGGAAGTGAGAGCACTGATATTGTCATGCACGAGCCGCTGTTGGCCGGGGAGGAGCCCGCGCCCACGCCGCCCGAAAGCCCCATCGGGAACGAACTAGACAGCCTCATGCCCGGATCCTCTCCGGGCCGCACCCCCTCCCCCAGTCCGGGCATCTTCCTCAAGGAGGACCCCAAACTTTTAGGTCCTGGCAACTGGAATGACGACAAAGCGAGTAAAGGGAGCAGTAAACCCAACAGCAGGCCCAGCAGTCGCCCCACCACTCCGTCGCTCCCCGTTCCGGTTCCCGCTGCGCCAGATGGCGCAAGCGGTCCCGGCCTATCCCGAACCCCGAGTCGCCACAGCGCCAAGAACGAGCAGGGGTCTGACTTGGAGATAAAGGCCTTGCAGAAATGTGACGCAGGGCTGAATACTCCAGATACCGCAACTCCATCcaaatctgcaaaaaacagaTTTATGGCCCCGGGTGACGAGGAAAAGACGGGCCCCGGCCCCAAAGCGGTCCCGGGAGCCGGCGCTCCAAATCCGAAAGCCAATGATCTCGAGCTCGAAAGACTTCCGACAATTAGCGACCGAGAGCGGCTGCGGGAGGCGAGCAGGCCCGCCGTCAAGGTGGTCAAGGAGACCAAACTGCTGCCGAAACCGCAAGCCAGCCCTGCACCGTCCCCGAAGCCTGCGACCAACTACGAACCCAAGACGGCCAAAAGCAACGGTGCCAAACCTGTCTTGAAAGTGGATCCCAAAGCGGAAGCCCGGCTGAAGGCGCCAATGTTGAATTCAAACACTGAAGTGACTGCCGATTCTTTGGAGCAGGAG AGCCCCAACGGCATCATGATCTGCATGGTCATCCTGCTCAACGTGGGCTTGGCCATTCTCTTCGTGCACATTTTGTCATGA